A single window of Flagellimonas maritima DNA harbors:
- a CDS encoding NAD(P)H-dependent flavin oxidoreductase codes for MSQKAEFIKHLSLPVVAAPMFLISGPKLVIECCKNGIVGTFPALNQRTSEGFEEWLIQIKTELQKFEDETGKKPAPFGVNLIVHPTNPRLEADVKLCVKHQVPLVITSLGAVSQVVDAIHSYGGLVFHDIIKKRHAEKASGAGVDGLILVAAGAGGHAGNINPMSLVAEIKKFFDKTILLSGCISTGRDIASAMQMGADLAYMGTRFINSEESKAPEEYRKMIIEAGASDVVYTAAISGVHANFLAASLQAAGISEEDLKKNHKIDFGKELDTEAKAWKTIWSAGQGVTTIENTMPVSELVDTLKSEFKSAIEEQARLLETYPK; via the coding sequence ATGAGTCAAAAAGCTGAATTCATCAAACATCTTTCATTACCTGTCGTTGCTGCACCTATGTTTCTCATCTCGGGTCCAAAACTGGTCATTGAATGTTGTAAGAATGGTATTGTTGGTACTTTTCCCGCTCTTAACCAGCGAACCAGTGAAGGATTTGAAGAATGGCTCATCCAAATAAAAACTGAATTACAAAAGTTTGAAGATGAGACTGGAAAAAAGCCAGCTCCTTTTGGGGTCAATCTTATTGTGCACCCTACCAATCCAAGACTGGAAGCAGATGTCAAACTTTGTGTAAAACACCAAGTTCCCTTGGTCATCACTTCACTCGGGGCCGTAAGCCAGGTCGTAGATGCAATCCATAGCTACGGTGGACTCGTCTTTCACGATATTATAAAGAAGAGACATGCGGAAAAAGCGTCAGGTGCAGGCGTGGATGGATTGATTCTTGTTGCAGCAGGTGCAGGGGGACATGCGGGAAACATAAACCCCATGAGTTTGGTAGCCGAGATAAAGAAATTCTTTGATAAAACTATATTGCTTTCAGGATGCATCAGTACAGGTAGGGACATTGCTTCCGCTATGCAAATGGGTGCAGATTTGGCCTATATGGGAACTCGATTCATTAATTCCGAAGAAAGCAAAGCCCCCGAAGAATATCGAAAAATGATTATTGAAGCTGGGGCCAGTGACGTGGTCTACACTGCTGCTATTTCGGGAGTGCATGCCAACTTTCTAGCGGCAAGTCTACAAGCAGCAGGAATAAGCGAAGAAGATTTGAAAAAAAACCACAAAATAGATTTTGGAAAAGAATTGGATACAGAAGCAAAAGCATGGAAAACCATTTGGTCCGCGGGCCAAGGCGTTACCACAATAGAAAACACGATGCCCGTTTCTGAGCTAGTGGACACCTTAAAATCTGAATTTAAATCCGCTATCGAAGAGCAAGCAAGATTATTGGAAACTTATCCAAAATAA
- a CDS encoding FAD-dependent oxidoreductase, with the protein MKDPRFPELTQRQISILKGYGTVEKHPSETKIFSLGDLQYDFFVVLNGEVSIEDPYNENEVIVAHQKNEFTGDSGMLSNRGAQFHAVTKGDTTVLRIAPRKLKEAIARHSDISDVLLNAFLLRQETVLSEFTGGIKLVGSANSKETYAIRDFMDKNHIWYNFLDVDTSDNALELLENFNLSKEDLPFLINSEAKVCPNPSLEQLARYSGVLMDFEDKVFDLLVIGAGPAGLAGSVYAASEGLSVVTIDSKAPGGQAGKSSKIENYLGFPTGISGSDLANRAYVQAQKFGCNISIPHKAEKIEHTGNHFVLYATNDKKIKTKAIMAATGANYRSLPIDNIEKFEGSGVYYSATGMNAASCTNELVGVVGGGNSAGQAALFLANHAKEVHVILRGGDLGAKMSDYLVQRIEAAENILVHLDTEVTELHGEYYLESLILENKSGERTEKKITNLFTFIGAKPCTEWLQDLVVTDEKGFICTGPGIDHKHLHKCAIYSEREPQSLETSIPGFFAVGDVRKGSVKRVASAVGEGSMCVSQVHRFLADLKDVEIVEA; encoded by the coding sequence ATGAAAGACCCACGTTTTCCAGAACTTACCCAAAGACAAATCAGTATTTTAAAAGGCTACGGAACTGTAGAAAAGCACCCATCAGAAACAAAGATTTTTTCATTGGGCGATTTGCAGTATGATTTTTTTGTTGTGCTCAATGGGGAAGTTTCCATTGAAGATCCCTATAATGAAAATGAAGTGATTGTTGCGCATCAGAAAAACGAATTTACTGGCGACAGTGGAATGCTTTCCAATAGGGGCGCACAATTTCATGCCGTTACAAAAGGTGACACCACCGTTCTACGAATTGCGCCCAGAAAACTGAAAGAAGCTATTGCAAGACACAGTGATATAAGCGATGTGCTGTTGAACGCATTCTTATTGCGCCAAGAAACGGTACTCAGCGAGTTTACAGGTGGAATAAAACTGGTGGGCTCGGCCAACTCAAAAGAAACGTATGCTATTCGGGATTTTATGGATAAAAACCATATTTGGTATAACTTTTTAGATGTGGACACCTCCGATAATGCCCTTGAACTTTTGGAAAATTTCAACCTATCTAAAGAGGACCTGCCCTTCTTGATCAATAGCGAAGCAAAGGTATGTCCAAACCCTTCTTTGGAACAATTGGCACGCTATTCAGGAGTTCTCATGGATTTTGAGGACAAAGTGTTCGACCTTTTGGTCATTGGTGCGGGACCAGCGGGATTGGCAGGTAGCGTTTATGCCGCTTCTGAAGGGCTTAGCGTAGTTACCATCGATAGTAAGGCACCAGGGGGACAAGCTGGAAAGAGTTCCAAGATAGAGAACTATCTCGGGTTCCCCACGGGAATTTCCGGGAGCGATTTGGCGAACAGGGCCTACGTGCAGGCACAAAAGTTTGGTTGTAATATATCTATCCCGCACAAGGCCGAAAAAATAGAACATACGGGGAATCATTTTGTACTCTACGCCACCAATGACAAAAAAATAAAGACCAAAGCTATAATGGCTGCGACCGGAGCAAATTACCGTAGCCTTCCCATTGACAATATCGAAAAGTTTGAAGGTAGCGGGGTTTATTATTCCGCAACGGGAATGAACGCTGCTTCTTGCACCAACGAATTGGTCGGGGTGGTTGGAGGGGGAAATTCTGCAGGTCAAGCAGCCTTGTTTTTGGCGAACCATGCCAAAGAGGTACATGTCATTTTAAGAGGTGGGGATTTAGGGGCAAAAATGAGCGATTATCTGGTTCAGCGCATTGAAGCGGCCGAGAATATTCTTGTTCATCTTGATACTGAGGTCACTGAGTTGCACGGGGAATATTATTTGGAGTCGCTAATTCTGGAAAATAAATCTGGAGAAAGAACAGAAAAGAAGATTACCAACCTTTTTACGTTCATCGGGGCCAAACCTTGTACGGAATGGTTACAGGATTTAGTGGTAACCGATGAGAAAGGGTTCATTTGTACGGGACCTGGTATTGACCATAAGCATCTTCACAAATGTGCTATCTATTCCGAGAGAGAACCACAGTCCTTGGAAACGAGTATTCCAGGTTTTTTCGCCGTGGGCGATGTTAGAAAGGGTTCGGTAAAACGGGTAGCTTCCGCGGTGGGCGAAGGCTCTATGTGCGTGAGCCAAGTCCATCGATTTCTGGCGGATTTAAAAGATGTGGAAATTGTGGAAGCTTAG
- a CDS encoding UBP-type zinc finger domain-containing protein translates to MKKARAYECEECIETGGTWVHLRTCQDCGITLCCDSSPNKHASKHAGSHGHAVISSAEPNENWMWCYTHKTIVKY, encoded by the coding sequence GTGAAAAAAGCAAGAGCATATGAATGTGAGGAATGTATTGAGACTGGTGGTACATGGGTTCACCTACGTACTTGCCAAGATTGTGGCATAACGCTCTGTTGCGACAGTTCACCCAACAAACATGCTAGTAAACATGCTGGTTCCCATGGGCATGCTGTAATCAGTTCCGCAGAACCGAATGAAAATTGGATGTGGTGCTACACCCATAAAACCATTGTAAAGTATTAA
- a CDS encoding bestrophin family protein → MYVKRNIGWGLVLRYAWKNLIFFTLYAAVVYGVYFILGWTFIDLPFQPITVIGIAVSFYIGFKNSQSYDRFWEGRKIWGGIVNYSRTWAIQVLSFVHSDDPKKDREMQKSMIHRHIAWLNALRVQLRQPKSWSIKENRKVEKIFDKHGERNISCNEAYNYVSMREFSDLRKRVNPATHLVKNQALDVTQLRKDDILDGFQEDQMQSVLEEFYNLQGKCERIKNTPFPRQYAFFSKVFTWIFVLLIPFGLLNVFKGHNETFSLNGMDWLIFLQIFFSILISWIFTTMEVVGDNSEDPFEGRINDVPMTALCRTIEIDLRDMLDEEELPEPVKAKDNILY, encoded by the coding sequence ATGTATGTAAAAAGAAATATTGGGTGGGGACTTGTTCTGAGGTATGCTTGGAAAAATCTCATTTTTTTCACACTCTATGCAGCTGTCGTATATGGCGTATATTTTATTTTGGGGTGGACCTTTATCGACCTTCCATTTCAGCCGATTACTGTAATCGGTATTGCCGTATCTTTTTATATTGGTTTTAAGAACAGTCAAAGTTATGATCGGTTCTGGGAAGGTCGAAAGATTTGGGGCGGTATCGTCAACTATAGCAGAACGTGGGCCATACAAGTACTTTCCTTTGTGCATTCAGATGATCCAAAAAAAGATAGGGAAATGCAAAAATCAATGATTCATCGTCATATTGCTTGGCTTAACGCTCTACGGGTGCAATTGCGCCAACCCAAATCATGGAGTATAAAGGAAAATAGAAAGGTTGAAAAAATCTTCGATAAACATGGTGAACGCAATATTTCGTGCAATGAAGCCTATAATTATGTAAGTATGCGCGAATTCAGCGACTTGAGAAAAAGGGTGAATCCCGCGACACATTTAGTCAAAAACCAAGCTTTGGACGTAACCCAGCTTCGGAAAGATGATATCTTGGATGGGTTCCAAGAAGATCAAATGCAAAGTGTTTTAGAGGAATTTTATAATTTGCAAGGCAAGTGCGAACGCATTAAAAACACTCCTTTTCCTAGACAATACGCTTTTTTTTCTAAAGTCTTCACTTGGATATTCGTGCTTTTGATCCCCTTTGGTCTACTAAATGTTTTCAAAGGTCACAATGAAACGTTCAGTTTGAATGGAATGGACTGGCTAATTTTTTTACAAATCTTCTTTTCGATATTGATTTCTTGGATTTTCACGACTATGGAAGTGGTTGGTGACAATAGCGAAGACCCTTTTGAAGGTAGAATAAACGATGTTCCTATGACAGCACTGTGCCGTACCATTGAAATCGACCTTAGGGATATGCTGGATGAAGAGGAGCTTCCCGAACCTGTAAAGGCCAAGGACAATATTTTATACTAA
- a CDS encoding YheT family hydrolase, with protein MPIVSSLYRPSLLLRNGHLATIYAGLVRKVPDVLQKRERIQLSDGDFLDLDWSYGSAEREQLVILLHGLEGNAQRPYIMGSVNLFNKKGFDVCAVNFRGCSGEPNKLYRSYHSGATEDLIEVIQHVLNSKNYSKIYLKGFSLGGNLLLKYLGERDRVPKEIKAAVAISVPCNLEESANEIMKPKNILYAARFKKNLLAKLRQKQLRFPDLVKKSDIAAVKTLLDFDDFYTSRAHGFKNGLDYYTKCSSLQFLQSITVPSLIINARDDSFLGEACYPFKEAEKCQNLYLEVPKYGGHVGFWGQNNITYTEKRALDFFNAN; from the coding sequence ATGCCAATTGTTTCCAGTCTTTATCGTCCATCATTGCTTCTACGTAATGGACATTTGGCCACAATTTATGCGGGTCTCGTTAGAAAGGTCCCGGATGTGCTCCAAAAACGGGAACGGATTCAACTTTCCGATGGGGATTTTTTGGATTTGGACTGGAGCTATGGCTCTGCTGAAAGAGAACAATTGGTAATCCTGCTGCACGGTTTGGAAGGTAATGCGCAACGACCCTATATTATGGGCAGTGTCAATTTATTCAATAAAAAAGGGTTTGATGTTTGTGCTGTAAATTTTCGTGGATGCAGCGGTGAACCCAATAAACTATACCGTTCTTATCACTCTGGAGCTACTGAGGATTTAATCGAGGTCATTCAACATGTTCTTAATTCAAAAAACTATTCTAAAATTTATTTAAAAGGATTTAGCCTTGGGGGAAATCTACTTCTTAAATATTTGGGTGAAAGAGATAGGGTGCCAAAAGAGATTAAAGCTGCAGTTGCGATTTCTGTCCCCTGTAATTTGGAGGAATCCGCCAACGAAATCATGAAACCAAAAAATATCTTATATGCGGCACGTTTTAAGAAGAACCTGTTGGCAAAACTCCGACAAAAGCAGCTGCGATTTCCCGATTTAGTCAAAAAATCAGATATTGCCGCCGTTAAAACGTTGCTGGATTTTGATGATTTTTACACAAGCAGGGCACATGGCTTTAAGAATGGATTGGACTATTACACCAAGTGTAGCAGCCTTCAATTTCTACAAAGCATTACTGTTCCGAGTTTGATTATCAATGCACGGGATGATTCTTTTTTGGGAGAAGCTTGTTATCCTTTTAAAGAAGCCGAGAAATGTCAAAATTTATACTTGGAAGTTCCCAAATATGGAGGGCATGTAGGTTTTTGGGGGCAAAACAATATTACGTACACGGAAAAAAGAGCACTTGATTTTTTTAATGCAAACTAG
- a CDS encoding c-type cytochrome, which yields MKKIILLLALGAFVAGCGEKKEEKKDGFEVSRTKSEEKKAQTSEEVPIDLDNKGVGPIKNMDLPNEIDTEMASRGEAKFNAICVACHMVDQRMIGPAMEGVLERRSPEWVMNMILNPDGMLREDPIAKALLKEYNNAIMLNQNLTEEESRELLEYLRTL from the coding sequence ATGAAAAAAATAATCCTACTCCTTGCACTAGGAGCTTTTGTTGCCGGCTGTGGCGAAAAAAAAGAAGAAAAAAAAGACGGTTTTGAAGTAAGTCGTACCAAATCTGAAGAAAAAAAAGCACAAACCAGCGAAGAGGTTCCCATAGATTTGGACAATAAAGGCGTAGGGCCGATTAAAAATATGGACCTGCCCAATGAAATCGACACTGAAATGGCATCACGCGGCGAAGCCAAGTTCAATGCCATTTGTGTGGCCTGCCATATGGTAGACCAACGCATGATAGGCCCTGCAATGGAAGGGGTTTTGGAACGCCGTAGCCCAGAATGGGTGATGAACATGATCTTGAACCCAGATGGAATGCTGCGCGAAGACCCTATTGCAAAAGCATTGTTAAAAGAATACAATAACGCTATTATGCTAAACCAAAATCTCACTGAAGAGGAATCCAGAGAGCTTTTGGAATATCTAAGGACTTTGTAG
- a CDS encoding membrane or secreted protein — MNRTLFIFLFLLCLSNTWAQTLIGAWENTNLLSKGQPLTNIIIFSEGHQVSTWFNTKTGAFVSTNGGKWVLKGDEITETVEFDSKNPDQVGAMVSFRIELSEEKLKIKGDDSIWTRIDDGISGALAGAWLMSGRKRNGEFRTRDTDRPRKTMKILSDTRFQWIAYNTDTKEFMGSGGGTYTTIDGKYTENIEFFSRDDSRVGASLQFNYEVKDEDWHHSGFSSKGDPLYEVWSIRKQ; from the coding sequence ATGAACAGAACCCTATTTATTTTCCTATTTCTTCTTTGCTTATCCAATACATGGGCTCAAACCTTAATTGGTGCATGGGAAAATACTAACTTATTGTCCAAGGGTCAACCACTGACAAATATTATCATCTTTTCCGAGGGACACCAGGTCTCGACTTGGTTCAATACCAAAACAGGAGCTTTCGTAAGTACGAATGGAGGGAAATGGGTTTTAAAAGGTGATGAAATAACGGAAACTGTTGAATTCGATTCTAAGAATCCAGATCAGGTCGGTGCCATGGTTTCATTTAGGATAGAATTATCCGAAGAAAAACTAAAAATTAAGGGTGATGATAGCATATGGACTCGAATCGATGACGGCATTTCAGGTGCTTTGGCCGGAGCTTGGTTAATGTCCGGTCGTAAACGCAACGGGGAGTTCCGCACCAGAGATACCGACCGACCCCGCAAAACAATGAAAATACTTTCGGATACTCGTTTTCAATGGATTGCATACAATACTGACACTAAAGAATTTATGGGTTCTGGTGGGGGAACTTACACTACTATAGATGGAAAGTACACGGAAAACATCGAGTTTTTTTCCCGAGATGATTCAAGAGTGGGCGCAAGTCTTCAATTTAATTATGAAGTAAAGGACGAAGATTGGCATCATTCTGGTTTTAGTAGCAAAGGTGACCCGCTCTATGAGGTTTGGAGCATTCGGAAACAATAA
- a CDS encoding YciI family protein — translation MKNFLISVAFCSLSTWICAQDTSAEKHFVALYTVGESWDVEKQPNEQSYFKEHSAFLSQLRKEKNIVIGARYSDTGMLVLKAKDLETVKELLHQDIAIQHKLFNVIIHPFNPFYKGCIE, via the coding sequence ATGAAAAACTTTTTAATCTCCGTTGCTTTCTGTAGTCTTTCGACTTGGATTTGTGCACAGGATACTTCCGCAGAAAAACATTTTGTTGCTTTATATACCGTTGGGGAAAGTTGGGATGTGGAAAAACAGCCTAATGAGCAATCTTACTTTAAAGAACATTCAGCGTTTCTATCTCAATTGCGAAAAGAAAAAAACATTGTAATCGGCGCCCGTTATAGCGATACGGGCATGTTGGTTTTAAAAGCAAAAGACTTGGAAACCGTAAAAGAACTGTTGCATCAAGATATTGCTATTCAACATAAACTTTTTAACGTTATAATACATCCCTTTAATCCATTCTATAAGGGATGCATTGAATAA
- a CDS encoding DinB family protein, which translates to MKLPYDEIPEYPEDYGPGNIMTRMIDGLGFRYYWATEGLTEKDLDYRPSKEGRSIMETIQHIYGMSEMILNAPESKPNIRPKDFTIYSYGELRKMTLENLKGASTLVSGKQSEDFEDFEVIFQRGDKKTPFPYWNLINGMLSDCIYHTGQITLMRRISGNPINPNISIFTGTVRK; encoded by the coding sequence ATGAAACTCCCTTATGATGAAATTCCAGAATATCCTGAGGATTACGGCCCTGGAAATATAATGACCCGAATGATAGATGGTCTTGGTTTTCGCTACTATTGGGCAACTGAAGGATTAACGGAAAAGGACTTGGACTACAGGCCTTCAAAAGAAGGAAGAAGTATTATGGAGACCATACAGCATATTTACGGCATGTCCGAAATGATATTGAACGCCCCTGAATCCAAACCAAATATCCGCCCAAAGGATTTTACCATTTATTCTTATGGGGAATTGCGTAAAATGACCTTGGAAAATCTTAAAGGTGCAAGTACTTTGGTCTCAGGGAAACAATCTGAAGACTTCGAAGACTTTGAAGTCATTTTTCAGCGGGGAGACAAAAAAACGCCGTTTCCCTATTGGAACTTGATCAACGGAATGCTTTCCGATTGTATTTATCATACAGGTCAGATAACATTGATGCGAAGAATATCCGGTAATCCCATTAATCCCAATATCAGTATTTTTACGGGAACGGTGAGAAAATAA
- a CDS encoding SulP family inorganic anion transporter, with product MKKYLNLFDFSQKVNYRTEILSGLTVALALVPEAIAFALIPGFSPLTGLYAAFVLALVTSILGGRPGMISGATGAVAVIFVGLILELKNTFPGIAPTTILNYVFATVIIAGILQILAGVLRLGKFIRLVPHPVMFGFVNGLAIIIFMAQFPNFYKKGTEELLSGSPFYMMLGLTLLTMLIIWGFPKLTKAIPSSLLAIVVVSAIVLGFDIDTLTVADTMREGETIKGGFPPLSIPNIPFTWETFMIIIPYAGIVAGVGLIESLLTLNIIDEITETRGSGNKECVAQGTANILSGFLSGMGGCAMIGQSLINTSSGARARLSGITAAVMLLVFIMFGSSLIEQLPMAALVGLMFMVAIGTFEWASFKTFRKMPNSDVIVMVLVTLITAVTHNLAIAVLFGVVISALAYSWENAKRIRARKYVDDKGVKHYEIYGPLFFGSTTLFAEKFDIQNDPNEIIIDFQESRVADMSGIEALNKLTERYAKIGKKVHLKHLSRDCQRLLKNADDIIEVNVLEDPTYKVVVDKV from the coding sequence ATGAAGAAATACCTTAATCTTTTTGACTTTTCCCAAAAGGTAAATTATCGCACAGAAATATTATCCGGTCTTACCGTAGCGTTGGCTTTGGTTCCAGAAGCTATTGCGTTTGCACTGATTCCCGGGTTTTCACCACTGACGGGGCTATATGCAGCTTTTGTACTGGCACTGGTGACCTCAATTTTGGGAGGTCGGCCAGGAATGATTTCCGGGGCTACGGGTGCAGTCGCAGTAATTTTCGTGGGATTGATCTTGGAATTGAAAAACACCTTTCCCGGAATAGCGCCAACAACAATATTGAACTATGTTTTTGCTACGGTAATTATTGCCGGGATACTGCAGATTCTGGCAGGAGTGCTGCGATTGGGAAAATTTATCCGTCTTGTACCGCACCCTGTAATGTTCGGTTTTGTAAACGGACTCGCAATAATAATTTTCATGGCACAGTTCCCCAATTTTTATAAAAAGGGAACAGAAGAATTGCTATCAGGTAGTCCATTTTATATGATGTTAGGTTTGACCCTATTGACAATGCTCATCATTTGGGGATTTCCAAAACTGACCAAGGCGATACCTTCATCCTTACTGGCCATTGTAGTCGTATCGGCCATTGTACTTGGGTTTGATATCGATACGCTTACCGTTGCGGACACCATGCGCGAAGGAGAAACCATAAAAGGAGGTTTCCCCCCTTTGTCCATTCCCAACATTCCGTTTACATGGGAGACATTTATGATCATTATCCCTTATGCTGGAATTGTGGCTGGGGTAGGACTTATTGAAAGTCTTTTGACCCTAAATATAATTGATGAAATAACAGAAACACGCGGAAGTGGAAATAAGGAATGTGTTGCACAGGGAACCGCCAATATTTTATCTGGATTTTTATCGGGAATGGGAGGATGCGCCATGATCGGACAAAGTTTGATCAATACATCTTCTGGAGCAAGAGCGCGACTGTCCGGAATTACGGCAGCCGTCATGTTATTGGTTTTTATCATGTTCGGTAGTAGCTTGATAGAGCAATTGCCCATGGCTGCATTGGTAGGTCTGATGTTTATGGTAGCCATCGGTACTTTTGAATGGGCGAGCTTCAAGACCTTCCGAAAAATGCCAAATTCAGATGTAATCGTTATGGTATTGGTCACTTTGATCACGGCGGTAACACACAATTTAGCTATCGCCGTTTTATTTGGAGTTGTTATTTCTGCTTTGGCCTATTCATGGGAAAACGCAAAACGAATTCGGGCCAGAAAATATGTAGATGACAAAGGCGTAAAACATTATGAAATTTACGGCCCCTTATTTTTTGGTTCGACTACCTTGTTTGCGGAGAAGTTCGATATTCAAAATGACCCCAACGAAATTATCATCGATTTTCAGGAAAGCCGCGTTGCGGACATGTCTGGGATAGAGGCGCTGAACAAACTAACAGAGCGTTATGCCAAAATAGGCAAAAAGGTACACCTGAAGCATTTGAGCCGAGATTGCCAGAGACTGCTTAAAAATGCGGATGATATTATAGAGGTGAACGTTCTTGAAGACCCTACGTACAAAGTTGTAGTGGATAAGGTCTAA
- a CDS encoding nicotinic acid mononucleotide adenyltransferase: MKNVKLLFGILLIGLLASSCYTEVIVEDDFIEASPLNTALVLESYDLWYVDINATRGNGEVPFLQRAFTVSFNSGILYANNNIAGIGKTGNGLGLDVGSYGTLNGVVEIDHDIDQLCLLDVFAVNNNTLELYDSRSDTSYTLRGFQRNNFDYDMVFYDNINYFLQEYTAWEKTFTSELGALNEFDDENFLQFLSSADGGFFRSSVDGIETPLVNLQWDFEGDYQVFDVANDATLKTLTLDYDFLGNDYFELYVIDDSTIELYHVASGTTYEFAGRGYTQYLKSSSAVGKKRSKVKNSIMNVTRQKK; the protein is encoded by the coding sequence ATGAAAAATGTAAAACTACTATTCGGAATTTTATTAATCGGACTTTTAGCAAGTTCTTGTTATACAGAGGTCATAGTTGAAGATGATTTTATTGAAGCGTCGCCTTTAAATACTGCATTGGTACTGGAATCTTACGATTTATGGTATGTGGATATCAATGCAACAAGAGGAAATGGAGAAGTGCCTTTTTTACAACGAGCTTTTACGGTCTCCTTTAACAGCGGTATTTTATATGCCAATAACAACATTGCTGGTATTGGAAAAACAGGAAATGGATTGGGATTGGATGTTGGTTCCTACGGTACATTGAACGGTGTTGTCGAGATTGACCATGATATTGACCAACTTTGTCTATTGGATGTTTTTGCGGTGAACAACAACACATTGGAGTTGTACGATTCCCGTTCGGACACCTCATATACTCTAAGAGGATTTCAACGTAACAATTTTGATTATGACATGGTATTCTATGACAACATCAATTATTTTTTACAGGAATATACTGCTTGGGAAAAAACATTTACCAGTGAATTGGGAGCGTTGAACGAGTTTGATGATGAAAACTTCCTCCAGTTTTTATCTAGTGCTGATGGAGGCTTTTTTAGGTCATCTGTGGACGGTATTGAAACACCTTTAGTGAATTTACAATGGGATTTTGAAGGGGATTATCAGGTCTTCGATGTGGCCAACGATGCTACCCTCAAAACTTTAACACTGGATTATGACTTTTTGGGCAATGATTATTTTGAGCTTTACGTTATTGATGATAGTACAATTGAGTTGTATCATGTTGCAAGTGGAACGACATATGAGTTTGCCGGAAGAGGATACACACAGTATTTAAAATCGAGTTCTGCTGTTGGAAAGAAACGTTCAAAGGTTAAAAATTCTATAATGAATGTCACCCGACAGAAAAAATAG
- a CDS encoding NAD(P)H-dependent glycerol-3-phosphate dehydrogenase, whose amino-acid sequence MERKLRFGVLGGGSWGTAIVKMLSENLENVGWYMRSASAIRHLKKEGHNPNYISSAEFDVSKLQLSDNINTIIDASDVLIFVIPSAFLENELKNIKVSLDGKIVFSAIKGIVPESGLIVGEHFHNVYQIPFKNIGVITGPCHAEEVAMERLSYLTIACADADKAELLADTLKSHYIRTKISDDIIGTEYAAMLKNIYAIAAGIAHGLGYGDNFQSVLMSNAIREMKGFIDGVYKMKRNINDSAYLGDLLVTGYSIFSRNRMFGNMIGKGYTVKSAMMEMNMVAEGYYATKSAYLSNEKREKKSKAPIIKAVYNILYQEKNPKKVFTKLTEKLD is encoded by the coding sequence ATGGAAAGAAAACTTCGGTTTGGTGTATTGGGAGGCGGAAGCTGGGGAACTGCTATCGTAAAAATGCTTTCCGAGAACTTGGAAAACGTTGGATGGTACATGCGTAGTGCATCGGCAATCAGGCATTTGAAAAAGGAAGGACACAACCCCAATTACATTAGTTCGGCCGAGTTCGATGTTTCCAAACTTCAACTCAGTGACAACATTAATACGATTATTGACGCTTCCGATGTCCTGATATTTGTTATTCCGTCAGCTTTTTTGGAGAACGAACTCAAAAATATCAAGGTTTCCTTGGACGGTAAAATCGTTTTTTCTGCCATAAAGGGAATTGTACCCGAGAGTGGTTTAATCGTAGGTGAGCATTTTCATAATGTGTACCAAATACCCTTTAAAAATATAGGCGTGATCACGGGTCCATGCCATGCCGAGGAAGTAGCCATGGAACGTTTGTCCTACCTTACCATAGCTTGTGCCGATGCTGATAAAGCTGAATTATTGGCAGACACATTGAAAAGCCATTACATACGCACAAAAATTTCTGATGATATCATCGGCACGGAGTATGCTGCCATGTTAAAGAACATTTATGCCATTGCCGCTGGGATTGCCCACGGTTTAGGGTATGGCGACAATTTTCAAAGTGTGCTGATGAGCAATGCCATTAGGGAAATGAAAGGTTTTATTGATGGTGTCTATAAAATGAAGCGCAATATCAACGATTCGGCATATTTGGGCGATTTGTTGGTTACGGGATATTCTATCTTTAGCCGAAACCGGATGTTCGGGAATATGATCGGTAAAGGGTATACCGTGAAGAGTGCCATGATGGAAATGAACATGGTGGCCGAGGGCTACTACGCTACCAAAAGCGCCTATTTATCCAACGAAAAGCGAGAAAAAAAATCCAAGGCACCGATAATCAAGGCCGTTTACAATATCCTCTACCAAGAAAAAAATCCGAAGAAAGTCTTTACCAAATTAACCGAAAAGCTGGATTAA